A stretch of the Geovibrio thiophilus genome encodes the following:
- a CDS encoding fumarate hydratase: MELKNAMLELLRRASTDLAPDVEKAIRQAHKNEDEGTSAKNVFGTIIENIELARKASTPLCQDTGSIICYVDFPVGESEKKYREALEWAAIEATKLQYLRPNAVDPITGKNTGNNIGINAPYMHFHQWDKPEVRVRVMLKGGGSENVGTQYRLPDAALKAGRDLKGVRKVIIDAVHKAQGYGCAPGIIGVGIGGDRVTSYALSKEQFFRALGEKSDNPELAKLEESLLDDLNKLKIGPMGFGGKTTVLGVNIGLQHRHPATYYVAISYTCWAYRRKTMIIKGSEVSYD, translated from the coding sequence ATGGAACTCAAGAATGCTATGCTGGAACTGCTCCGCAGAGCCTCCACTGACCTTGCACCGGATGTGGAAAAGGCGATCAGGCAGGCCCACAAAAACGAGGACGAGGGAACATCCGCTAAAAACGTTTTCGGCACCATAATCGAAAACATCGAACTGGCAAGAAAAGCCTCAACGCCTCTCTGTCAGGACACGGGTTCGATAATCTGTTACGTCGATTTCCCCGTGGGCGAAAGCGAAAAAAAATACCGTGAGGCCCTTGAATGGGCAGCTATTGAGGCTACCAAGCTTCAGTATCTCCGCCCTAACGCAGTTGATCCTATCACAGGGAAAAACACTGGCAACAACATAGGCATAAACGCTCCCTACATGCACTTTCACCAATGGGACAAGCCCGAAGTCAGGGTGAGAGTCATGCTCAAAGGCGGCGGGTCCGAAAACGTCGGGACACAGTACAGGCTGCCAGACGCTGCCCTTAAAGCGGGACGTGACCTTAAAGGCGTACGCAAAGTGATAATCGATGCCGTGCACAAGGCTCAGGGTTACGGCTGCGCACCCGGAATAATCGGCGTGGGCATCGGCGGAGACAGAGTAACAAGCTACGCTCTCTCCAAAGAGCAGTTCTTCCGCGCACTCGGCGAAAAAAGCGACAACCCCGAACTCGCAAAGCTTGAGGAAAGCCTTCTCGATGACCTGAACAAGCTTAAAATAGGACCCATGGGCTTCGGCGGCAAAACCACCGTTCTCGGAGTGAACATTGGTCTTCAGCACAGACACCCCGCCACCTATTATGTTGCAATATCATATACCTGTTGGGCTTACCGCAGGAAAACCATGATAATCAAAGGAAGTGAGGTGAGCTATGATTAA
- a CDS encoding FumA C-terminus/TtdB family hydratase beta subunit: protein MIKLKTPISEETARSLKVGDEVLLTGTIVTARDAAHKLMVEEKPDFIREHLFGSVIYHCGPVVKKDADGTYSFVAAGPTTSSREEPYQADVMEEYKVRAVIGKGGMGPKTADGLKKTGAVYLHAVGGAGSLIAKKVTSVDTVYKLEEFGTPEAFWVIQVEDFPCVVTMDSHGGSLHKDIMEMSGSIAKELMEK, encoded by the coding sequence ATGATTAAGCTGAAAACTCCTATTTCTGAGGAAACTGCGAGAAGCCTCAAGGTCGGCGACGAGGTTCTTCTCACAGGAACGATAGTTACAGCAAGAGACGCCGCACATAAGCTTATGGTCGAGGAAAAACCCGATTTCATAAGAGAGCACCTCTTCGGCTCAGTCATATATCACTGCGGTCCAGTTGTAAAAAAAGACGCAGACGGCACATACTCCTTCGTAGCGGCAGGTCCCACTACATCCTCAAGAGAGGAACCGTATCAGGCTGATGTTATGGAGGAATACAAAGTGCGCGCAGTAATAGGCAAGGGCGGGATGGGACCCAAAACGGCGGACGGGCTTAAGAAAACCGGCGCAGTCTATCTCCACGCTGTCGGCGGCGCAGGCTCTCTCATCGCCAAGAAAGTTACAAGCGTTGACACAGTCTACAAGCTGGAGGAGTTCGGAACTCCTGAGGCTTTCTGGGTTATTCAGGTTGAGGACTTCCCCTGCGTTGTGACAATGGACTCCCACGGCGGCAGCCTCCACAAGGACATTATGGAAATGTCCGGCAGCATAGCCAAAGAACTCATGGAAAAATAA
- a CDS encoding response regulator — protein MYEVSDLLEEMNERKPLVLIVDDVPKNIQLLSLVLSRKNYEIAFAVSGEQALEMLESISPELILLDIVMPGMDGFEVCERVRSNPVTEGIPIIFLTGRASAEDIKKGFQTGAVDYISKPFNSEELLARVRTHIELKRNQDMKDSLISLLQKTVARFRYIADLVPDAPSVSGTDEIASVIEKFVRDKI, from the coding sequence ATGTATGAAGTAAGCGACCTTCTGGAAGAAATGAACGAACGTAAGCCTCTTGTGCTTATTGTTGATGATGTTCCTAAAAATATTCAGCTTCTCAGTCTTGTTCTTTCCAGAAAGAACTATGAGATAGCTTTCGCCGTTAGCGGAGAGCAGGCGCTTGAAATGCTTGAGAGCATCAGTCCCGAACTCATTCTGCTTGATATAGTTATGCCCGGTATGGATGGCTTTGAGGTCTGCGAAAGGGTGAGGTCTAACCCTGTCACGGAGGGGATCCCGATAATTTTTCTCACGGGGCGCGCCTCTGCCGAGGACATAAAAAAAGGTTTTCAGACCGGTGCGGTGGACTATATTTCCAAGCCTTTCAACTCGGAAGAACTCCTTGCCAGAGTGAGAACCCATATAGAACTCAAGCGTAATCAGGATATGAAAGACTCGCTGATCAGTCTGCTTCAGAAGACTGTGGCACGCTTCCGCTATATAGCCGACCTTGTGCCTGATGCGCCGTCCGTATCCGGCACGGATGAAATAGCTTCAGTGATCGAAAAATTTGTGAGAGATAAAATATAA
- a CDS encoding response regulator transcription factor, whose protein sequence is MTKDLSSLSILYVEDESVTRMAVTRVLQKRVGNIYPAKDGKEGLSMFLEHRPDMVLTDLQMPVMDGWEMISEIRKVAPAVPIIVISAYEYDNSDRTVSDSIVKPVIKDTLFEKIECCSK, encoded by the coding sequence ATGACAAAAGATTTATCAAGTCTGAGCATACTTTATGTCGAGGATGAGTCCGTCACACGAATGGCGGTCACCCGGGTTCTGCAAAAGCGGGTGGGAAACATATATCCGGCAAAGGACGGAAAAGAAGGGCTCTCCATGTTTCTGGAGCACAGACCGGATATGGTGCTGACAGATCTCCAGATGCCTGTTATGGACGGCTGGGAGATGATCTCGGAAATACGCAAGGTCGCTCCGGCGGTGCCTATCATCGTCATATCAGCCTATGAATACGACAACAGTGACCGAACTGTGAGCGATTCAATCGTCAAGCCTGTTATCAAAGACACTCTCTTCGAGAAAATTGAGTGCTGTTCCAAATAA
- the fumC gene encoding class II fumarate hydratase, producing the protein MSFRIEKDTMGEIKVANENYWAAQTQRSLENFRIGIEKMPSELIKAFAVLKRSLAVVNNKLGKLDAEKTGAIVQACDEILSGKLSDQFPLAVWQTGSGTQTNMNLNEVIASRGTELLGGDFRTKRLIHPNDHVNMSQSSNDTFPTAMHIAAVTEVEDLLLPALKRLTETLAKKRDEFADIVKIGRTHLQDATPLTLGQEFSGYAAMLETNYTQIERSLEYVRELAIGGTAVGTGINAHPKLGVMAAEEISAFTEKRFVSAPNKFQALTSHDALVYASGAVKSLAANLMKIANDIRWLSSGPRCGIGELRIPENEPGSSIMPGKVNPTQSEAVTMVACQVFGNDTAIAFGASQGNFELNVFKPVIIYNFLQSVRLLADSMDSFNEHCAVGIEANRDVIEGYLKNSLMLVTALNPYIGYENAAKIAKTAYKENSTLKETAVKLGLLTAEEFEKYVIPEEMVTPKE; encoded by the coding sequence ATGAGTTTCAGAATTGAAAAGGATACGATGGGCGAAATCAAAGTCGCCAATGAAAATTACTGGGCAGCCCAGACCCAGAGAAGCCTTGAAAATTTCCGTATCGGCATAGAAAAAATGCCGTCAGAGCTGATTAAGGCTTTTGCCGTTCTGAAAAGATCACTCGCCGTAGTAAACAATAAGCTCGGCAAGCTTGACGCCGAAAAGACAGGAGCTATAGTTCAGGCTTGCGATGAAATACTCTCCGGAAAGCTGTCGGATCAGTTTCCTCTCGCCGTATGGCAGACAGGCAGCGGAACCCAGACTAACATGAACCTCAATGAAGTCATTGCCAGCAGAGGAACGGAACTCCTCGGCGGTGATTTCCGCACGAAAAGACTCATCCATCCTAATGACCATGTAAATATGTCTCAGAGTTCAAACGATACATTCCCCACGGCGATGCACATCGCAGCGGTTACGGAGGTAGAGGATCTTCTTCTGCCCGCCCTCAAGCGTCTTACGGAAACACTCGCCAAAAAGCGCGACGAATTTGCGGATATAGTGAAAATAGGGCGTACGCACCTTCAGGACGCAACTCCGCTCACTCTCGGTCAGGAGTTCAGCGGCTATGCTGCCATGCTTGAGACGAATTATACCCAGATTGAGCGCTCACTAGAGTATGTGCGTGAACTCGCAATAGGCGGAACAGCGGTGGGAACGGGAATAAACGCCCACCCCAAGCTCGGAGTTATGGCTGCGGAGGAGATAAGCGCATTTACCGAAAAACGCTTTGTTTCGGCACCGAACAAGTTTCAGGCTCTCACCTCTCACGATGCGCTTGTGTACGCCAGCGGCGCGGTAAAATCTCTGGCAGCTAACCTGATGAAGATAGCAAACGATATACGCTGGCTCTCCTCCGGTCCCAGATGCGGTATCGGTGAGCTGCGCATACCCGAAAACGAACCCGGCAGTTCTATCATGCCCGGAAAGGTGAACCCGACACAGTCGGAAGCGGTGACTATGGTTGCGTGCCAAGTGTTCGGCAATGATACTGCAATAGCCTTCGGCGCGAGTCAGGGCAATTTTGAGTTGAATGTGTTCAAGCCTGTGATAATCTACAACTTTCTCCAGTCGGTGAGGCTGCTGGCGGACAGCATGGATTCGTTCAATGAGCACTGCGCTGTTGGAATCGAGGCAAACAGGGATGTGATAGAAGGCTATCTTAAAAACTCACTGATGCTTGTGACTGCGCTTAATCCGTACATAGGTTACGAGAATGCGGCGAAGATAGCCAAAACCGCATACAAGGAAAATTCAACGCTGAAGGAAACCGCTGTGAAGCTTGGGCTTCTCACGGCAGAAGAGTTTGAAAAGTACGTGATACCCGAAGAAATGGTAACTCCGAAGGAATAG
- a CDS encoding helix-turn-helix domain-containing protein produces MDLAERLKTLRRHFKISQSDIGDILSVRQQAVSHYEKSGNIDAAKLEVLADHFGLDIKFFYEKAPLEYYLNSNRQTVHLLSSDSGGCVPVGWEPLLERICGLRHTHIKNIEKILTPLVEIFEGSKE; encoded by the coding sequence ATGGATTTAGCAGAAAGATTAAAAACCCTCAGAAGACATTTCAAGATTTCCCAGTCCGATATTGGAGACATACTCTCAGTGCGTCAGCAGGCTGTATCTCACTATGAAAAGTCCGGCAATATCGATGCCGCGAAGCTTGAGGTGCTGGCAGACCACTTCGGTCTGGATATAAAGTTTTTTTACGAAAAAGCGCCTCTGGAGTACTATCTCAACTCCAACAGACAGACAGTCCACCTGCTTTCCTCGGACAGCGGCGGCTGTGTCCCCGTTGGGTGGGAACCTCTTTTAGAGAGAATATGCGGTCTGAGGCACACGCATATAAAAAATATTGAAAAAATACTTACACCGCTGGTTGAAATCTTTGAGGGTTCAAAAGAATAA
- a CDS encoding helix-turn-helix domain-containing protein has translation MVYRELEWEEKSIKEELAKIPHGFLSVSQAAEILQVNPLTVKRWIWRVELPAWNTRTDGKGHWRIAKQSIAEFVQKRNSMNIDFY, from the coding sequence ATGGTGTACAGGGAGCTTGAGTGGGAGGAAAAAAGTATAAAAGAGGAACTGGCGAAGATACCGCACGGTTTTTTATCTGTGTCACAGGCGGCTGAGATTCTTCAGGTGAACCCCCTTACTGTTAAAAGATGGATCTGGCGGGTGGAGCTTCCTGCTTGGAATACACGGACAGATGGCAAGGGGCACTGGCGCATAGCGAAACAGAGCATAGCGGAGTTTGTGCAGAAAAGGAATTCAATGAATATAGATTTTTACTGA
- a CDS encoding RluA family pseudouridine synthase yields MIDLTTDIIAETENWVAVRKPHGLHVLPDRYDRSIPTVTDILSERFGRLFIVHRLDSGTGGVLLLAKNAAAHRYFNTVMEEGRAEKTYLAIVKGVFPYPVSIMLPIAAKNQKGRYRINFKSGRSARTSFSPLGCCGGASLVAAKLHTGRTHQIRVHLRAHGHPLVSDWLYGDKSEDRRLSLFANNMNFIDMDGARVILNAELSSYMTDALKKIGINKDTACKIREVVL; encoded by the coding sequence ATGATTGATCTCACGACTGACATCATAGCCGAAACGGAAAACTGGGTGGCAGTGCGCAAGCCTCACGGGCTTCATGTTCTCCCCGACAGATACGACAGGTCAATCCCGACCGTAACAGATATTCTCAGTGAGCGTTTCGGACGGCTCTTCATCGTCCACAGGCTTGATTCAGGCACAGGAGGCGTTCTTCTCCTTGCCAAAAATGCCGCCGCTCACCGTTATTTTAATACAGTGATGGAGGAGGGCAGGGCAGAAAAAACATACCTTGCCATTGTCAAAGGGGTTTTCCCTTACCCTGTCTCGATAATGCTTCCCATTGCCGCCAAAAATCAGAAGGGCAGATACCGCATAAATTTTAAAAGCGGGCGCAGTGCCCGCACATCCTTCTCTCCTCTGGGCTGCTGCGGCGGCGCGTCACTCGTGGCTGCGAAGCTGCACACGGGAAGAACCCACCAGATACGGGTTCACCTCAGAGCCCACGGGCATCCGCTCGTATCCGACTGGCTTTACGGCGACAAGTCGGAGGACAGACGTTTAAGTCTTTTTGCAAATAATATGAATTTTATTGACATGGACGGCGCTCGTGTTATCCTAAATGCCGAACTTAGTTCTTATATGACAGATGCCTTAAAAAAAATCGGGATTAATAAAGATACCGCTTGCAAAATAAGGGAAGTTGTTTTATAA
- a CDS encoding S8 family peptidase, whose product MGKIFKNPILFMEFSENFVKARPVSGVPVKPRMSGHPPLSRGTIVRMMEEGFGFYRNFEYNRGLSVVEKFVLRENSLAKSLRYSFLETAKISLIGSVGQTGFLFPVEDDSELARISTVLRFSRSKSLDASLTHIESIGGFYPNEKLELSKKFVQKAVFDKTPDRLIRFRCFPFADAAEKVAVFLAHLGASSIKIYPDITDSIFIEAHITDYKPKLTTILNHSYISEISEPETVEITEHYLRHEDLFADCVMEKTAGESYPTVGIIDSGVAENSFLRKWEAGRELFVEPEQMDTAHGTFVTGRALACGESFGGTEFLDVAVMPGRTGTPPDLARLAEILRIVVPKYRDKIKIWNLSLGTNITAGENVSLFAYLLDCIQREQDVLFVLPAGNCFPLRTWSTEDLKDNDLITVPAESLFALTIGSVSHMDTNLTPLHAPSLFTRRGRGVFSSVKPELVYYGGTHEYKFGKNIPKGVFSIGKYNEIAEDTGTSHASPVIAGIAAKLHQLLGKAATVDAVKALIIHKASGGCADGVYTGWGLPEAPEEMMRTDDDTITIIHTGIYENGSHIETPPVPVPPEMIRGGRFTGTVRITLSYRPQVSISYCGYYTCVNLKASLGFYRNGRWKGLITDRHLKFAPEEPKNKAEFLWLPLKDYHAELNTACAFDKLFLRITASKRDFWKEASPVPYAAVISFICGSKGNYASFKKIMEEKSDDFKFLGI is encoded by the coding sequence ATGGGGAAAATCTTCAAAAACCCCATACTATTCATGGAGTTTTCTGAAAACTTTGTAAAAGCGCGCCCGGTGTCCGGTGTTCCGGTTAAACCCAGAATGTCGGGACATCCGCCGCTCAGCCGCGGAACAATTGTCCGCATGATGGAGGAGGGGTTCGGCTTTTACAGAAATTTTGAGTACAACAGGGGGCTCTCTGTTGTGGAAAAATTTGTGCTGAGGGAAAATTCTCTCGCAAAATCCCTGCGCTACAGCTTTCTGGAAACCGCCAAAATCTCCCTTATCGGCTCTGTCGGGCAGACAGGCTTCCTTTTTCCCGTTGAGGATGATTCCGAACTGGCAAGAATCAGCACGGTGCTCCGCTTCAGCAGAAGCAAATCACTCGACGCTTCCCTGACCCATATTGAGAGCATCGGCGGGTTTTACCCCAACGAAAAACTGGAGCTCTCAAAAAAGTTTGTTCAAAAAGCCGTTTTTGATAAAACACCGGACAGGCTGATACGCTTCCGCTGCTTCCCTTTTGCGGACGCGGCGGAAAAGGTAGCCGTATTTCTCGCCCATCTGGGGGCGTCCTCAATAAAAATATATCCGGACATCACTGATTCGATCTTTATAGAAGCTCACATCACGGACTATAAACCGAAGCTCACCACAATACTCAACCACAGCTACATCAGCGAAATCTCCGAGCCTGAAACAGTGGAAATAACAGAGCACTACCTGCGTCATGAGGATCTTTTCGCAGACTGTGTCATGGAGAAAACAGCAGGTGAAAGCTATCCGACTGTGGGAATAATAGATTCCGGCGTGGCGGAAAACTCCTTCCTCCGCAAATGGGAAGCAGGTAGGGAGCTGTTTGTGGAGCCAGAGCAGATGGACACCGCTCACGGGACGTTTGTGACCGGACGTGCTCTTGCCTGCGGGGAAAGCTTCGGCGGGACTGAGTTTCTGGATGTGGCTGTAATGCCCGGGCGCACGGGCACCCCGCCGGATCTTGCCCGGCTTGCGGAGATACTGCGGATTGTTGTACCGAAATACAGGGATAAAATCAAAATCTGGAACCTCTCTCTCGGGACTAATATTACCGCAGGGGAAAACGTCAGCCTGTTCGCGTACCTGCTGGACTGCATTCAGCGGGAGCAGGATGTGCTGTTCGTGCTGCCCGCGGGAAACTGCTTTCCGCTAAGAACATGGAGTACGGAGGATCTGAAAGACAACGACCTCATAACTGTTCCCGCCGAAAGTCTGTTCGCCCTGACCATCGGCTCCGTCAGTCACATGGATACAAACCTCACTCCGCTTCACGCCCCCTCCCTTTTTACAAGACGGGGCAGAGGAGTGTTTTCCTCCGTGAAGCCGGAGCTTGTGTACTACGGCGGAACACATGAATATAAATTCGGCAAAAACATACCAAAAGGGGTCTTCTCCATCGGCAAATACAACGAAATCGCCGAAGACACCGGAACAAGCCACGCATCACCCGTCATAGCGGGAATTGCGGCGAAGCTTCATCAGCTTCTGGGCAAAGCGGCGACAGTTGACGCTGTGAAGGCGCTGATCATCCATAAAGCCTCCGGCGGATGCGCCGACGGAGTTTACACAGGCTGGGGTTTGCCTGAAGCTCCGGAAGAGATGATGAGAACGGATGATGACACAATCACCATAATCCACACAGGAATATACGAAAACGGAAGCCATATCGAGACCCCGCCCGTACCTGTTCCGCCGGAAATGATAAGGGGCGGCAGATTTACGGGCACAGTGCGCATCACCCTTTCATATCGTCCGCAGGTGAGCATAAGTTACTGCGGCTACTACACATGCGTAAACCTCAAGGCTTCGCTGGGATTTTACAGAAACGGCAGATGGAAGGGACTCATAACGGACAGACACCTGAAGTTTGCGCCGGAGGAACCGAAGAACAAGGCTGAGTTTCTCTGGCTGCCGCTGAAGGATTACCATGCTGAACTGAACACCGCCTGTGCTTTCGATAAGCTTTTCCTGCGGATTACCGCCTCAAAAAGAGACTTCTGGAAAGAAGCCTCTCCCGTGCCCTACGCCGCTGTAATATCCTTCATATGCGGCAGCAAAGGCAATTACGCCAGCTTCAAAAAAATCATGGAAGAGAAATCTGACGATTTTAAATTTTTAGGGATATAA
- a CDS encoding DUF4405 domain-containing protein, giving the protein MFKKVLRKTVSLTALFSFIVLVFSGAVIMLTPPGRLAEWTVWRVFGLTKEQHTDMHLTTACLFLITMILHLWLNWKSVWAYLKGKTAVKISRELAVSAALTVLIVWGTLAAIPPFSTGLKALADYKENYEDTIENPPFGHAELAPLDGLITKMGFELEQSLVLLEEEGISVGNPSDSLKKIAAANRTSPAKIYRIIKSTKKENDETPLPVQEEPISGLGKMNLDTLAGKIGMEPEKAVELLKAKGIEATADEKVKDIAEKAGILPMDIYDYLKENM; this is encoded by the coding sequence ATGTTCAAAAAAGTATTACGTAAAACAGTTTCTTTAACTGCCTTGTTCTCATTTATTGTCTTAGTGTTCAGCGGTGCGGTGATCATGCTGACCCCTCCCGGGCGTCTTGCCGAGTGGACAGTGTGGAGGGTTTTCGGACTTACTAAAGAGCAGCACACTGATATGCACCTCACCACTGCCTGTCTTTTTCTTATCACCATGATTCTGCACCTGTGGCTCAACTGGAAGTCCGTCTGGGCGTATCTGAAAGGGAAAACGGCGGTGAAAATAAGCAGAGAGCTGGCGGTTTCAGCAGCGCTCACCGTGCTCATCGTATGGGGTACGCTCGCGGCTATTCCCCCTTTCAGCACAGGTCTGAAAGCTCTGGCGGATTACAAGGAAAACTATGAGGACACCATTGAGAATCCTCCCTTCGGTCATGCGGAGCTTGCGCCTCTTGACGGGCTCATAACAAAAATGGGCTTTGAGCTTGAACAGTCGTTAGTGCTCCTTGAAGAGGAGGGAATAAGTGTCGGAAATCCTTCGGACAGCCTGAAGAAAATAGCTGCGGCAAACAGGACAAGTCCCGCTAAAATATACCGCATAATAAAATCAACAAAAAAAGAGAATGACGAAACTCCGCTGCCGGTTCAGGAAGAGCCGATTTCAGGGTTGGGCAAAATGAACCTTGACACTCTGGCAGGCAAAATCGGCATGGAACCGGAAAAAGCCGTTGAGTTGCTGAAAGCCAAAGGCATTGAAGCGACAGCGGATGAAAAGGTCAAGGATATTGCGGAAAAAGCAGGAATACTCCCTATGGATATTTACGATTACCTGAAAGAGAATATGTAA